A genome region from Micromonospora peucetia includes the following:
- the mshA gene encoding D-inositol-3-phosphate glycosyltransferase encodes MAELHTGVGRQRGARPWPRPRRIATLSVHTSPLHQPGTGDAGGMNVYILEVARRLAEANVEVEIFTRATSGDLPPVVETAPGVHVRHVTAGPLEGLTKEELPGQLCAFTAGVLRAEASRPPGHYDLIHSHYWLSGQVGWLAKERWGVPLVHTAHTLAKVKNAQLAAGDRPEPKARVIGEEQVVAEADRLVANTAVEARDLIDRYDAEPARVAVVEPGVDLDRFRPATGDRDRVAADARRRLGLPVTGYVVAFVGRIQPLKAPDVLIRAVAALREHDPLLADEVTVVICGGPSGSGLDRPTALMELAATLGVADRVRFLPPRTGDDLPALYRAADLVAVPSYNESFGLVALEAQACGTPVVAAAVGGLVTAVRDEVSGVLVDGHDPVDWAGTLGRLLPDGLRRAALGRGAARHARDFSWHRTASGLLAVYGEAIAAHRARLASELAGGPAMSCSW; translated from the coding sequence GTGGCGGAGTTGCACACCGGTGTGGGTCGTCAGCGCGGTGCGCGCCCGTGGCCCCGCCCTCGGCGGATCGCGACGCTCTCGGTACACACATCACCCCTGCACCAGCCTGGCACCGGCGACGCCGGCGGCATGAACGTCTACATCCTGGAGGTCGCCCGGCGGCTGGCCGAGGCGAACGTCGAGGTGGAGATCTTCACCCGAGCGACCTCCGGCGACCTGCCTCCGGTGGTCGAGACGGCGCCCGGCGTGCACGTCCGGCACGTTACCGCCGGCCCCCTGGAAGGGCTCACCAAGGAGGAGCTGCCGGGGCAGCTCTGCGCCTTCACCGCCGGTGTGCTGCGCGCCGAGGCGTCCCGGCCGCCGGGCCACTACGACCTGATCCACTCCCACTACTGGCTGTCGGGGCAGGTCGGCTGGCTGGCCAAGGAGCGCTGGGGGGTGCCGCTGGTGCACACCGCGCACACGCTGGCGAAAGTCAAGAACGCCCAGCTCGCCGCCGGGGACCGGCCCGAGCCGAAGGCCCGCGTCATCGGCGAGGAGCAGGTGGTCGCCGAGGCCGACCGGCTGGTCGCGAACACGGCGGTCGAGGCCCGTGACCTCATCGACCGGTACGACGCCGAGCCGGCCCGGGTCGCGGTGGTCGAGCCCGGCGTGGACCTGGACCGGTTCCGCCCGGCCACCGGGGACCGCGATCGTGTCGCGGCCGACGCCCGCCGCCGGCTGGGGTTGCCCGTCACCGGTTACGTGGTGGCCTTCGTCGGTCGCATCCAGCCGCTGAAGGCCCCGGACGTGCTCATCCGCGCGGTGGCCGCGCTGCGGGAGCACGACCCGTTGCTCGCCGACGAGGTGACCGTGGTGATCTGCGGGGGCCCCAGCGGCAGCGGGCTCGACCGGCCGACCGCCCTGATGGAGCTCGCCGCCACGCTCGGCGTCGCCGACCGGGTGCGTTTCCTGCCGCCGCGGACCGGTGACGACCTGCCCGCGCTGTACCGGGCAGCGGACCTGGTCGCGGTGCCGTCGTACAACGAGTCCTTCGGCCTGGTCGCGCTGGAGGCACAGGCCTGCGGTACGCCGGTGGTGGCCGCCGCCGTCGGCGGTCTGGTGACCGCCGTGCGGGACGAGGTCAGTGGCGTGCTGGTCGACGGCCACGACCCGGTCGACTGGGCCGGTACGCTCGGGCGCCTGCTGCCGGACGGGCTCCGCCGCGCCGCGCTGGGCCGGGGTGCCGCCCGCCATGCCCGTGACTTCTCCTGGCACCGGACCGCCTCCGGGCTGCTCGCCGTGTACGGCGAGGCGATCGCCGCGCACCGGGCCCGGCTCGCCTCCGAACTGGCCGGCGGTCCCGCGATGTCCTGCTCCTGGTGA
- a CDS encoding class I SAM-dependent methyltransferase has product MAGTGRHRPLGVVTRGTTNPNRLRRVDNWIVETCGTALRAAADPLVVDLGYGASPVTAVELRARLAAAVRPDVRVVGLEIDPVRVAAAQPSADPPRLTFARGGFELAGLRPALVRAFNVLRQYDEHEVADAWRTMTAGLAPGGLLVEGTCDELGRLGGWLLIDADGPRTLTLAAKLTTLGTPAELAERLPKALIHRNVPGERIHELIRALDDAWQAAAGYAPYGPRQRWLRTVSTVREAGWPILDGPRRWRHGELTLPWPQISPTP; this is encoded by the coding sequence ATGGCGGGCACGGGGCGGCACCGGCCGCTCGGCGTGGTGACCCGGGGCACGACGAACCCCAACCGGCTCCGCCGGGTGGACAACTGGATCGTCGAGACCTGCGGAACGGCGCTGCGCGCGGCGGCCGACCCGCTGGTGGTGGACCTCGGCTACGGCGCCAGCCCCGTGACCGCCGTCGAGCTGCGCGCCCGGCTGGCCGCCGCGGTCCGCCCCGACGTGCGGGTCGTCGGGCTGGAGATCGATCCGGTACGCGTCGCCGCCGCCCAGCCGTCCGCCGACCCGCCCCGGCTCACCTTCGCCCGGGGCGGGTTCGAGCTGGCCGGGCTCCGTCCCGCCCTGGTCCGCGCCTTCAACGTCCTACGCCAGTACGACGAGCACGAGGTCGCCGACGCCTGGCGCACGATGACCGCCGGGCTGGCCCCGGGCGGGCTGCTGGTCGAGGGCACCTGCGACGAGTTGGGGCGGCTCGGCGGCTGGCTGCTGATCGACGCCGACGGCCCCCGTACGCTCACCCTGGCCGCGAAGCTCACCACCCTGGGCACCCCGGCGGAGCTGGCCGAACGGCTGCCCAAGGCACTGATCCACCGCAACGTCCCCGGTGAGCGGATCCACGAGTTGATCCGCGCCCTCGACGACGCCTGGCAGGCCGCCGCCGGCTACGCCCCGTACGGCCCCCGCCAGCGCTGGCTACGCACGGTGTCCACCGTCCGCGAGGCGGGCTGGCCGATCCTGGACGGTCCCCGCCGCTGGCGCCACGGCGAACTCACCCTCCCCTGGCCCCAGATCTCCCCCACCCCCTGA
- a CDS encoding SDR family NAD(P)-dependent oxidoreductase, whose protein sequence is MTSVAVVTGASSGIGAATARRLAAEGFHVLAAARRTDRLAALVAEIEAAGGAATAVACDVTSDESVAGLARAAAALGPVTLLVNNAGGARGLDPVESGSVGDWQWMYDVNVLGTLRVTQALLPALEASGAATIVVVSSTAGFTVYEGGGGYAAAKHAQTAIAGTLRLELSGRPVRVIEIDPGMVRTDEFGLVRFGGDTEKAAAVYAGVAEPLVAEDVADCIAWCATRPQHVNVDRLVVRPLAQAAQHKVHRVG, encoded by the coding sequence ATGACCTCTGTCGCCGTCGTCACCGGAGCGTCCAGCGGGATCGGGGCGGCCACCGCCCGCCGGCTCGCCGCCGAGGGATTCCACGTGCTCGCCGCCGCGCGGCGTACCGACCGGTTGGCCGCCCTGGTGGCCGAAATCGAGGCGGCGGGAGGCGCGGCCACCGCCGTGGCCTGCGACGTCACCTCCGACGAGTCGGTGGCCGGCCTGGCCCGGGCGGCGGCGGCCCTGGGACCGGTCACCCTCCTGGTCAACAACGCCGGCGGCGCGCGCGGCCTGGACCCGGTGGAGTCCGGGTCGGTCGGTGACTGGCAGTGGATGTACGACGTCAACGTGCTCGGCACGCTGCGCGTCACCCAGGCGCTGCTGCCCGCCCTGGAGGCGTCCGGGGCCGCCACCATCGTGGTCGTCTCCTCGACCGCCGGCTTCACCGTCTACGAAGGTGGGGGCGGCTATGCCGCCGCGAAGCACGCACAGACGGCGATCGCCGGCACGCTGCGGCTGGAACTCTCCGGCCGGCCGGTGCGCGTGATCGAGATCGACCCCGGCATGGTCAGGACCGACGAGTTCGGGCTGGTCCGCTTCGGCGGGGACACCGAGAAGGCGGCAGCGGTCTACGCCGGCGTCGCCGAGCCGCTGGTCGCCGAGGACGTCGCCGACTGCATCGCCTGGTGCGCGACCCGCCCGCAGCACGTCAACGTGGACCGCCTCGTCGTACGCCCGCTGGCCCAGGCCGCCCAGCACAAGGTGCACCGGGTCGGCTGA
- a CDS encoding YbjN domain-containing protein gives MSGKSDLAALIESVCDERELVWESTGPGSYVVTLPGTHKLKTVCNLIVGEHALRIEAFVMRQPDERREELWAWLLQRNARMYGVSFSVDGVGDVYLTGRVNPAGVDADELDRLLGSVLTYADESFDTMLEIGFGSSIRREWEWRVKRGESTANLAAFAHLFEPSPGGAGPTGKPGAVADVPGTGAPVGGSDRS, from the coding sequence ATGAGTGGGAAGAGTGATCTTGCGGCCCTGATCGAGTCGGTCTGCGACGAACGGGAGCTGGTCTGGGAGTCGACCGGACCGGGCTCATACGTGGTCACGCTGCCGGGTACCCACAAGTTGAAGACGGTCTGCAACCTGATCGTCGGGGAACACGCGCTGCGGATCGAGGCGTTCGTGATGCGCCAGCCCGACGAGCGGCGCGAGGAACTGTGGGCCTGGCTGTTGCAGCGCAACGCCCGCATGTACGGGGTGTCGTTCTCCGTCGACGGGGTCGGCGACGTCTACCTGACGGGTCGCGTCAATCCCGCCGGGGTCGACGCCGACGAGCTGGACCGACTGCTGGGCTCCGTGCTGACGTACGCGGACGAGTCCTTCGACACGATGCTGGAGATCGGCTTTGGCAGCTCGATCCGCCGGGAGTGGGAGTGGCGGGTCAAGCGGGGCGAGTCCACCGCCAACCTCGCGGCGTTCGCGCACCTCTTCGAGCCGTCCCCGGGCGGTGCGGGGCCGACGGGGAAGCCAGGCGCCGTCGCAGACGTCCCGGGCACGGGTGCCCCCGTCGGAGGTTCGGACCGGTCCTGA
- the phoU gene encoding phosphate signaling complex protein PhoU, translated as MRDEFRADLQIVSQLLVDMAEGVRAAMRQATHALLTADRRAAETVIERDAEIDNLYRHVEERVCDLLARQAPVASDLRAMITALHVAADLERMGDLAEHVAKTALRRHPSPAVPAELRPTFTEMAATADRMAIKIGSVLARPDADLAAELDGDDDAMDDLHRNLFGLLLGEDWPYGVETAIDATLLGRFYERFADHAVNAGEHVVYLITGEPTPTPG; from the coding sequence ATGCGCGACGAGTTCCGTGCTGACCTGCAGATCGTCAGCCAACTGCTGGTGGACATGGCGGAGGGCGTCCGGGCCGCGATGCGGCAGGCCACCCACGCCCTGCTCACCGCGGACCGCCGGGCGGCCGAGACGGTGATCGAGCGGGACGCCGAGATCGACAACCTCTACCGGCACGTCGAGGAGCGGGTCTGCGACCTGCTCGCCCGGCAGGCCCCGGTCGCCTCCGACCTGCGCGCGATGATCACCGCGCTGCACGTCGCCGCCGACCTGGAGCGGATGGGTGACCTGGCCGAACACGTCGCCAAGACGGCCCTGCGCCGGCACCCGTCGCCCGCCGTGCCGGCAGAACTACGGCCGACCTTCACCGAGATGGCCGCCACCGCCGACCGGATGGCCATCAAGATCGGCTCGGTGCTCGCCAGGCCCGACGCCGACCTCGCCGCCGAACTGGACGGTGACGACGACGCCATGGACGACCTGCACCGGAACCTGTTCGGGCTGCTGCTCGGTGAGGACTGGCCGTACGGGGTGGAGACCGCCATCGACGCCACCCTGCTCGGCCGCTTCTACGAGCGCTTCGCCGACCACGCCGTCAACGCCGGCGAGCACGTGGTCTACCTGATCACCGGCGAACCCACCCCCACCCCAGGCTGA
- a CDS encoding response regulator transcription factor, whose amino-acid sequence MSRVLVVEDEESFSDALSYMLRKEGFEVSVASTGPAALTEFDRAGADIVLLDLMLPEMSGTEVCRQLRQRSHVPIIMVTARDSEIDKVVGLEIGADDYVTKPYSPRELVARIRAVLRRQSAEAAESGGPTLAAGPVRMDIERHVVTVDGTPVQLPLKEFELLELLLRNAGRVLTRGQLIDRVWGADYVGDTKTLDVHVKRLRSKVEPEPSAPRFIVTVRGLGYKFEP is encoded by the coding sequence TTGAGCCGCGTTCTGGTGGTCGAAGACGAGGAGTCGTTCTCCGACGCTCTGTCGTACATGCTTCGCAAGGAGGGTTTCGAGGTGTCCGTCGCCTCGACGGGACCCGCCGCCCTCACCGAGTTCGACCGGGCCGGTGCCGACATCGTGCTGCTCGACCTGATGCTGCCCGAGATGTCCGGCACCGAGGTGTGCCGGCAACTCCGGCAGCGCTCGCACGTGCCCATCATCATGGTCACCGCCCGGGACAGTGAGATCGACAAGGTGGTCGGCCTGGAGATCGGCGCCGACGACTACGTGACCAAGCCGTACTCGCCCCGGGAACTGGTCGCCCGGATCCGGGCGGTGCTGCGCCGGCAGAGCGCCGAGGCCGCCGAGTCGGGTGGCCCGACGCTGGCCGCCGGGCCGGTCCGGATGGACATCGAGCGGCACGTGGTGACCGTCGACGGCACCCCCGTCCAGCTTCCGCTCAAGGAGTTCGAGCTGCTGGAGCTGCTGTTGCGCAACGCCGGCCGGGTGCTCACCCGGGGGCAGCTCATCGACCGCGTCTGGGGGGCCGACTACGTCGGCGACACCAAGACCCTCGACGTGCACGTCAAGCGGCTGCGCTCGAAGGTCGAGCCGGAGCCGTCCGCGCCGCGCTTCATCGTCACTGTCCGGGGTCTGGGCTACAAGTTCGAGCCCTGA
- a CDS encoding MDR family MFS transporter: MRTMQGWFRNTTGGLPVTFWYLWAGTLINRLGSFVLVFLAIYLTQERGFSPSQAGLVLGLWGVGGAVGTTVGGTLCDRWGRRPTLLTAHLGAAAMMLALGFARELWAVALGALLLGMFAEAARPAFGAMVIDVVPEKDRLRAFSLNYWAINLGFASAAILAGLAAEAGYLLLFVVDATTTVITALIIFAKVGETRRAPVGVGVGVGVGVGVGVGVGGQKRAGAPVGALRTILRDRVYLGFVTLNLFSALVFLQHISMLPIAMGDSGLSPATYGSVIALNGVLIVVGQLFVPRLIRGRSRSHVLALASVVMGVGFGLTAFADVAWFYGLTVLIWTVGEMLNSPSNATLIAELSPAELRGRYQGVFSLSWQAAAAVAPVLGGLVREQAGNAQLWLGCAVIGGLMALAHLISGPARERRAVTLRTATGPVVPVVAIKPPVPEAAEAAATAPAEPVKPTRGDHLPVGR, encoded by the coding sequence GTGCGGACGATGCAGGGCTGGTTCCGGAACACCACCGGCGGCCTGCCGGTCACCTTCTGGTACCTGTGGGCCGGCACGCTGATCAACCGGCTCGGCTCGTTCGTCCTGGTCTTCCTGGCCATCTACCTGACGCAGGAGCGCGGCTTCTCCCCGTCGCAGGCAGGGCTCGTGCTCGGCCTGTGGGGCGTCGGCGGCGCGGTCGGCACCACCGTCGGCGGTACGCTGTGCGACCGCTGGGGCCGCCGGCCCACCCTGCTCACCGCACACCTCGGCGCGGCAGCCATGATGCTCGCCCTCGGCTTCGCCCGGGAACTCTGGGCCGTGGCGCTCGGCGCCCTGCTGCTCGGCATGTTCGCCGAGGCGGCCCGGCCCGCGTTCGGGGCGATGGTGATCGACGTGGTGCCGGAGAAGGACCGGCTGCGCGCCTTCTCGTTGAACTACTGGGCGATCAACCTCGGCTTCGCCAGCGCGGCGATCCTCGCCGGACTCGCGGCGGAGGCCGGCTACCTGCTGCTCTTCGTGGTCGACGCGACCACCACCGTGATCACCGCGCTGATCATCTTCGCCAAGGTCGGCGAGACCCGGCGAGCCCCCGTCGGCGTCGGCGTCGGCGTCGGCGTCGGCGTCGGCGTCGGCGTCGGCGTCGGCGGCCAGAAGAGGGCCGGTGCTCCGGTCGGGGCGCTGCGCACCATCCTGCGTGACCGGGTCTACCTCGGTTTCGTGACGCTCAACCTGTTCAGTGCGCTGGTCTTCCTCCAGCACATCTCGATGCTGCCGATCGCGATGGGCGACTCCGGCCTCAGCCCCGCCACCTACGGCTCGGTGATCGCGCTCAACGGGGTGCTCATCGTGGTCGGCCAACTCTTCGTACCCCGACTGATCAGGGGCCGGAGCCGGTCGCACGTGCTCGCCCTGGCCTCGGTGGTGATGGGTGTCGGGTTCGGGCTCACCGCCTTCGCCGACGTGGCCTGGTTCTACGGCCTGACCGTGCTGATCTGGACGGTCGGCGAGATGCTCAACTCGCCGTCCAACGCCACCCTGATCGCCGAACTCTCCCCCGCCGAACTGCGGGGCCGCTACCAGGGCGTCTTCTCACTCTCCTGGCAGGCCGCCGCCGCCGTCGCGCCGGTCCTCGGCGGTTTGGTCCGGGAGCAGGCCGGCAATGCCCAACTCTGGCTCGGCTGCGCCGTCATCGGTGGGCTGATGGCGCTCGCCCACCTGATCTCCGGCCCGGCCCGGGAACGGCGGGCGGTCACCCTGCGGACAGCCACCGGTCCTGTCGTACCCGTGGTGGCGATCAAGCCGCCAGTCCCGGAGGCCGCCGAGGCGGCGGCGACGGCCCCCGCCGAGCCGGTGAAGCCCACACGCGGCGACCACCTGCCGGTCGGCCGGTGA
- a CDS encoding MFS transporter: MRALRRWLDDTAGGLPATFWYLWAGLLINRAGAFAMLFLSLYLTDARGASEGLTGAVVGAYGLGGAAGVLLGGVLADRWGRRSTLIAAHLATAGLMVGLAFSRHLVMIAALAALVGVAHSMPSPAFVAAIVDVVPEQRRSRAFNLQFWAFNLGMAMASLLAGLLAEASFVALFLVDAAATLLAAAVIAWKVPETLPRRPTAPAPILDTFLSDRTESVQDLRSGPLDSAAGTPQLPERFRLPGRFRLPGRFRLVGWPRPAGREGPAGREGLGGREGLGGRQRQPGLHTALTDRTFLTFVGLTFVLAVLTMQTSTIMPLAMRSDGLRPSAYGAVVALGGVLIVLGQLFVPRLIDRHRKDRVLAVSTALLALGFATLAFADDVAVYLAAAVVWTVGQMLAAPPNAQINADLAPPELRARYQSVFYLAFPAASFVAPTLGGVSLQYLGDRHWLIVGGLGLLAAGCHLLAGPPRERRVAALRQLSTPLPPPTPTPVR; the protein is encoded by the coding sequence GTGCGGGCCCTGCGCCGCTGGCTGGACGACACCGCAGGCGGTCTCCCCGCCACCTTCTGGTACCTCTGGGCCGGACTGTTGATCAACCGTGCCGGCGCCTTCGCGATGCTCTTCCTGTCGCTCTACCTGACCGACGCGCGGGGCGCGAGCGAAGGGCTCACCGGGGCGGTCGTCGGGGCGTACGGGCTGGGCGGTGCCGCCGGTGTGCTGCTCGGCGGGGTGCTGGCCGATCGGTGGGGGCGGCGGTCCACTCTGATCGCCGCTCACCTGGCCACCGCCGGGTTGATGGTCGGGCTGGCCTTCAGCCGGCACCTGGTGATGATCGCGGCGCTCGCCGCCCTGGTCGGGGTGGCCCACTCGATGCCCAGCCCCGCCTTCGTGGCGGCGATCGTCGACGTGGTGCCCGAACAGCGTCGCTCCCGGGCCTTCAACCTCCAGTTCTGGGCGTTCAACCTGGGCATGGCCATGGCCTCGCTGCTGGCCGGCCTGCTCGCCGAGGCGAGCTTCGTCGCGCTCTTCCTGGTCGACGCCGCCGCCACTCTGCTCGCGGCGGCCGTCATCGCCTGGAAGGTCCCGGAGACCCTTCCCCGCCGCCCCACTGCCCCCGCGCCGATCTTGGACACTTTCCTTTCAGACCGGACGGAAAGTGTCCAAGATCTTCGGTCGGGGCCGCTCGACAGCGCAGCGGGGACGCCGCAGCTGCCGGAGCGGTTCCGGCTACCGGGGCGGTTCCGGCTACCGGGGCGGTTCCGGCTGGTGGGATGGCCACGGCCAGCGGGACGGGAAGGGCCAGCGGGACGGGAAGGGCTGGGGGGACGGGAAGGGCTGGGGGGACGGCAGCGACAGCCTGGGCTGCACACCGCGCTGACCGACCGCACCTTCCTCACCTTCGTGGGCCTGACCTTCGTGCTGGCCGTGCTGACCATGCAGACGTCGACGATCATGCCCCTGGCGATGCGGTCGGACGGCCTGCGACCGTCGGCGTACGGCGCCGTGGTGGCGCTCGGCGGGGTACTGATCGTGCTCGGGCAGCTCTTCGTACCGCGACTGATCGATCGACACCGCAAGGACCGCGTCCTGGCCGTCTCCACCGCGCTGCTGGCGCTCGGCTTCGCCACCCTCGCGTTCGCCGACGACGTGGCGGTCTACCTGGCTGCGGCGGTCGTCTGGACCGTCGGCCAGATGCTCGCCGCGCCGCCCAACGCACAGATCAACGCCGACCTCGCCCCACCCGAGCTGAGGGCCCGCTACCAGTCGGTGTTCTACCTGGCATTCCCGGCGGCGTCGTTCGTGGCGCCCACCCTCGGCGGGGTGAGCCTCCAGTATCTCGGGGACCGGCACTGGCTGATCGTCGGCGGGCTGGGACTGCTGGCCGCCGGCTGTCACCTCCTGGCCGGCCCACCCCGCGAACGCCGCGTCGCCGCCCTCCGCCAGCTCTCCACCCCCCTCCCACCCCCAACCCCCACCCCGGTGCGTTGA
- a CDS encoding sensor histidine kinase, whose amino-acid sequence MEWAVTVAVAVGLAVGLIAGVLLPRLVPVLGERATRTGSRSGFPFSRGRLQISEDPQSGIDRRTIDSLRAGVVVLDPDDLPVLVNPAARAMGLLRTGATPGSIAAHPLIRTLAGQVRRTGVRREIELDLPRGRDNAEVNPLGVHLRALGIGAGFIAVEASDVTESHRLARVRRDFVANVSHELKTPIGALQLLAEALLDATEPAGAGAPDLSEDLVAARRFAERIQHESTRLGRLVQELLELTRLQGAEPQPPPEPVALDWVIAEVIDRTRTSAAARRIEVTVDAERGLTVHGSDTQLATAVANLVENAVNYSGEDTTVRITTRATAEHVEISVADQGIGIAPTDVDRVFERFYRADQARSRSTGGTGLGLAIVKHIAGNHGGRVEVSSTLGGGSTFTLRLPTRPPDEVLATPPTAGIEAGPAELRQV is encoded by the coding sequence GTGGAATGGGCGGTGACGGTCGCGGTGGCCGTGGGGCTGGCGGTCGGGCTGATCGCCGGGGTGTTGCTGCCCCGGCTCGTCCCGGTGCTCGGCGAGCGCGCCACGCGGACGGGGAGCCGGTCCGGCTTCCCCTTCAGTAGGGGGAGGCTCCAGATATCCGAAGATCCGCAGTCCGGGATCGACCGTCGGACCATCGACTCGCTCCGGGCCGGTGTGGTCGTGCTCGACCCCGACGACCTGCCCGTCCTGGTCAACCCCGCCGCCCGTGCGATGGGGCTGCTCCGCACCGGCGCCACCCCCGGCTCGATCGCCGCCCACCCGCTGATCCGTACGCTCGCCGGGCAGGTGCGGCGCACCGGCGTGCGGCGCGAGATCGAGCTGGACCTGCCGCGGGGCCGTGACAACGCCGAGGTGAACCCGCTCGGGGTGCACCTGAGGGCGCTGGGGATCGGGGCCGGCTTCATCGCCGTCGAGGCCTCGGACGTGACCGAGTCGCACCGGCTGGCCCGGGTTCGCCGCGACTTCGTGGCCAACGTCAGCCACGAGCTCAAGACCCCGATCGGGGCCCTCCAACTCCTCGCCGAGGCGCTGCTGGACGCCACCGAGCCGGCCGGGGCGGGCGCGCCCGACCTCTCCGAGGACCTGGTCGCCGCCCGGCGGTTCGCCGAACGCATCCAGCACGAGTCGACCCGGCTGGGCCGCCTGGTGCAGGAGTTGCTGGAGCTGACCCGGCTCCAGGGCGCCGAGCCGCAGCCGCCCCCGGAGCCGGTCGCGCTCGACTGGGTGATCGCCGAGGTGATCGACCGGACCCGCACCTCCGCCGCCGCCCGCCGGATCGAGGTGACCGTCGACGCCGAACGGGGCCTGACCGTCCACGGCAGCGACACCCAGCTCGCCACGGCCGTGGCCAACCTGGTGGAGAACGCCGTCAACTACTCGGGCGAGGACACCACCGTGCGGATCACCACCCGCGCCACCGCCGAACACGTGGAGATCTCCGTCGCCGACCAGGGCATCGGGATCGCCCCGACCGACGTCGACCGGGTCTTCGAGCGGTTCTACCGGGCCGACCAGGCCCGGTCCCGGTCGACCGGCGGCACCGGCCTGGGGCTGGCCATCGTGAAACACATCGCCGGCAACCATGGCGGACGGGTCGAGGTGTCGAGCACTCTTGGTGGTGGGTCGACGTTCACCCTCCGGCTTCCCACCCGTCCTCCGGACGAGGTCCTGGCGACACCGCCCACCGCTGGGATCGAAGCCGGTCCGGCCGAGCTCCGGCAGGTCTGA
- a CDS encoding phosphoglyceromutase, with translation MTASEGPTVGTLVLLRHGESDWNAKNLFTGWVDVDLTEKGENEARRGGELMREHGLLPDVVHTSVMRRAIRTAELALNAADRHWIAVRRSWRLNERHYGALQGKNKKQTLEEYGEEQFMLWRRSYDTPPPPIADDDEFSQVGDPRYALLPSELMPRTECLKDVVERMLPYWYDSIVPDVLAGRTVLVAAHGNSLRALVKHLDQISDEAIAKLNIPTGIPLRYDLDPQLRPLTLGGTYLDPAAAKAAAAAVANQGR, from the coding sequence ATGACTGCTAGCGAGGGGCCCACCGTCGGGACGCTGGTCCTGCTGCGGCACGGCGAGAGTGACTGGAACGCCAAGAACCTCTTCACCGGCTGGGTCGACGTCGACCTGACCGAGAAGGGCGAGAACGAGGCGCGCCGCGGCGGCGAGCTGATGCGCGAGCACGGCCTGCTGCCGGACGTGGTGCACACGAGCGTGATGCGCCGCGCGATCCGCACCGCCGAGCTGGCGCTCAACGCCGCCGACCGGCACTGGATCGCCGTGCGCCGGTCGTGGCGCCTCAACGAGCGGCACTACGGCGCCCTACAGGGCAAGAACAAGAAGCAGACCCTGGAGGAGTACGGCGAGGAGCAGTTCATGCTCTGGCGCCGCTCGTACGACACCCCGCCGCCGCCGATCGCCGACGACGACGAGTTCTCCCAGGTCGGTGACCCGCGTTACGCGCTGCTGCCGAGCGAGCTGATGCCGCGTACCGAGTGCCTCAAGGACGTCGTCGAGCGGATGCTGCCGTACTGGTACGACTCGATCGTGCCGGACGTCCTGGCCGGCCGTACGGTGCTGGTGGCCGCGCACGGCAACTCGCTGCGCGCCCTGGTCAAGCACCTGGACCAGATCTCCGACGAGGCGATCGCCAAGCTCAACATCCCCACCGGCATCCCGCTGCGCTACGACCTGGACCCGCAGTTGCGTCCGCTCACCCTGGGTGGCACGTACCTGGATCCGGCCGCCGCGAAGGCCGCCGCCGCCGCGGTGGCCAACCAGGGCCGCTGA